A region from the Bacillus sp. Marseille-P3661 genome encodes:
- a CDS encoding helix-turn-helix transcriptional regulator gives MVRTIELNKRQEKILQIVKDNGPITGEQIAEQLNLTRATLRPDLAILTMAGYLEARPRVGYFYTGKTGSQLLTEKVKKLQVYEYQSIPVVIDESLSVYDAICTMFLEDVGTLFVVDRQSLLVGVLSRKDLLRASIGKRDLEAIPVNIIMTRMPNITFCFRDDLIIEVAEKIMEKQIDAVPVVRPSGNGYEVIGRLTKTNMTKVLLEIAKDEVI, from the coding sequence GTGGTGAGAACAATCGAACTTAATAAGCGTCAAGAGAAGATTTTACAAATTGTAAAAGATAATGGTCCGATTACTGGTGAACAAATTGCCGAACAGCTTAATTTAACCCGTGCGACTTTGAGACCAGACTTAGCTATTCTTACAATGGCTGGATATTTAGAGGCCAGACCTCGCGTTGGGTACTTCTATACAGGGAAAACAGGTTCTCAATTACTAACTGAAAAAGTTAAAAAACTCCAGGTCTATGAATATCAATCAATACCGGTTGTTATCGATGAATCACTTTCAGTTTATGACGCGATTTGTACCATGTTCTTAGAGGATGTTGGAACGCTATTTGTGGTTGACCGTCAATCATTGTTAGTTGGAGTTTTATCGAGAAAAGACTTACTGCGAGCTAGTATTGGTAAACGAGATTTAGAAGCAATACCAGTTAATATTATTATGACTCGAATGCCGAATATTACTTTCTGCTTTAGAGATGATTTGATTATTGAAGTAGCTGAAAAAATAATGGAGAAACAAATTGACGCTGTACCTGTGGTGCGTCCATCAGGCAATGGATATGAGGTTATCGGAAGATTAACTAAAACAAACATGACAAAAGTTCTTTTAGAAATTGCGAAAGATGAAGTCATATAA
- a CDS encoding pyruvate, water dikinase regulatory protein, with the protein MDNGIVYVVSDSVGETAEFVVKAAASQFNSFGITIKRVPYVEDTGTLKEVISLAKENNAIIAFTLVVPSMRDFLKSEAAKAGVAVIDIIGPMVDQMKQTYNKAPREEPGLVRQLDDDYFKKVEAIEFAVKYDDGRDPRGILRADIVLIGVSRTSKTPLSQYLAHKRLKVANVPIVPEVEPPEELYQVPANRCFALKITPEKLNNIRKERLKSLGLSDNASYANVERIKEELAYFDGVVEKIGCQVIDVSNKAVEETANVIHNLYMKKSK; encoded by the coding sequence TTGGACAACGGTATTGTATATGTAGTATCCGATTCAGTTGGTGAGACAGCAGAATTTGTTGTAAAAGCAGCTGCAAGTCAGTTTAACTCATTTGGTATTACCATTAAAAGAGTGCCTTATGTTGAAGATACTGGGACATTGAAAGAAGTTATCTCACTTGCTAAAGAAAATAATGCAATAATAGCATTTACCCTTGTTGTACCTAGCATGAGGGACTTTTTAAAAAGTGAGGCTGCAAAAGCAGGTGTTGCAGTTATAGATATAATTGGCCCAATGGTTGATCAAATGAAACAGACTTATAATAAAGCTCCGCGTGAAGAGCCAGGCCTTGTTAGACAACTAGATGATGATTATTTTAAAAAGGTTGAAGCTATTGAATTTGCTGTAAAATATGACGATGGCCGGGACCCTCGAGGGATTTTACGTGCCGATATAGTACTTATTGGTGTTTCTAGAACTTCTAAAACACCACTTTCTCAATATTTAGCACATAAAAGACTTAAGGTTGCCAATGTACCAATTGTTCCAGAAGTTGAGCCCCCCGAGGAATTGTATCAAGTACCGGCAAACCGGTGTTTTGCGCTTAAAATTACGCCTGAAAAGTTAAATAATATAAGGAAAGAAAGGCTTAAGTCGCTAGGGTTAAGCGATAATGCAAGCTATGCAAATGTTGAGCGAATTAAGGAAGAGTTAGCTTATTTTGACGGTGTTGTGGAAAAAATCGGTTGCCAGGTTATTGATGTTTCTAATAAAGCTGTTGAAGAAACCGCAAATGTAATTCATAATCTTTATATGAAGAAAAGCAAATAG
- a CDS encoding YaiI/YqxD family protein, translated as MTNFRRTIFVDADACPVKDEIIDVATSFNLEVIFVASYAHMTTNQLPGQWVYVDTNKEEVDLYITNHIKKDDVAVTQDIGLASLLLSKKVHVISPRGKQYAEENMDQALFSRYLSAKQRRAGYYSKGPSAFSNKDREFFIKTFKKMLSKLEG; from the coding sequence ATGACGAATTTTAGAAGAACAATATTTGTTGATGCAGATGCCTGTCCTGTAAAAGATGAGATTATCGATGTAGCTACTTCGTTCAATTTAGAAGTTATTTTTGTTGCATCATACGCGCATATGACTACCAATCAGCTTCCAGGACAATGGGTTTATGTTGATACAAATAAAGAAGAAGTAGATCTTTATATTACAAATCATATTAAGAAAGATGATGTTGCTGTTACACAAGATATTGGCCTTGCGTCTTTACTATTAAGTAAAAAGGTTCATGTAATTTCTCCAAGAGGGAAACAGTATGCCGAAGAAAATATGGATCAGGCACTATTTTCAAGATATTTATCGGCAAAACAGCGTAGAGCTGGGTATTATTCCAAAGGTCCTTCAGCATTCTCCAATAAAGATAGAGAATTTTTTATAAAAACTTTTAAAAAAATGTTGTCGAAACTTGAAGGATAA
- the dnaG gene encoding DNA primase, whose product MGNRIPDETIEKISKQADIVEVISEYVQLKKQGRNYFGLCPFHGEKSPSFSVSAEKQIFHCFGCGAGGNVFSFIMDLEKCSFIEAVKIVADKLKIDVDLDDNQNVVGFGSSNKFLSIYRAHDLLQKFYHHFLVNTKEGSEALQYLRKRGFTDEVIDKFQIGYAPNSWDVVTRFLHKRGFDVHEMYQAGLVNQRESDGNYFDRFRDRIMFPIWDLQSRTIAFGGRILYEGEPKYLNSPETQIFNKGKILYGLNIARSQIRKKQQVVLFEGYVDVISAWRAGVDNGIATLGTALTEEQATLIRRNVDNVIICYDSDSAGINAAYRAAGILQNAGCNVKIAKMPDGYDPDDYIQQYGIESFNTNVINASITLMTFKFDYLKRGKNLQNEGELIKYIEEVLTEISQLPKAVERDHYLRQISNEYSLSLDALKSQQTQIYKSLRKNKDISTFNRNNNSNYQFFAKKKLLPAYHNAERLLLAHMIRDVNIAQQIKEQIGCGFNIDEHNAIALVVYGFYEEGVAPTFGNIIQKLDDEHIKRMVSEIAMLDINEDITENELTDYIKQVMNHPKWLKIKEIEKEKETAEKQQDHLKAAQIAMQIIQMKKELK is encoded by the coding sequence ATGGGAAATAGAATTCCCGATGAAACAATTGAAAAAATTAGTAAGCAGGCAGACATTGTCGAGGTTATTAGTGAATATGTTCAATTAAAGAAACAAGGTCGCAATTACTTTGGACTGTGTCCATTTCATGGTGAAAAGTCTCCATCCTTTTCAGTATCTGCAGAAAAACAGATTTTCCATTGCTTTGGTTGTGGCGCTGGTGGAAATGTTTTTTCATTTATTATGGACCTGGAGAAATGTAGCTTTATTGAAGCTGTAAAAATAGTAGCTGATAAATTAAAGATAGATGTTGATTTAGATGACAATCAGAATGTTGTTGGCTTTGGTTCATCAAACAAGTTCTTATCTATTTATCGTGCTCATGACCTCCTACAGAAATTTTATCATCACTTTTTGGTAAACACAAAAGAGGGAAGTGAAGCTTTACAGTATTTAAGAAAACGTGGTTTCACGGATGAAGTTATTGATAAGTTTCAAATAGGTTATGCCCCAAACTCTTGGGATGTAGTAACAAGATTTTTACATAAACGTGGTTTCGATGTTCATGAAATGTATCAAGCTGGATTAGTGAACCAAAGAGAAAGTGATGGTAATTATTTCGATCGTTTTCGGGATCGAATAATGTTCCCTATTTGGGACCTTCAGAGCAGGACTATTGCATTCGGTGGAAGAATCCTATACGAAGGTGAACCTAAATACCTAAACAGTCCAGAAACACAGATTTTTAATAAAGGTAAAATCCTATATGGCTTAAATATTGCAAGATCACAAATACGCAAAAAGCAGCAAGTTGTTTTATTTGAAGGTTATGTCGATGTTATTTCGGCTTGGCGTGCGGGTGTTGACAACGGGATTGCGACACTAGGTACAGCGTTAACTGAAGAACAAGCTACCCTTATACGCAGAAATGTAGATAATGTTATCATTTGTTACGATTCAGATTCTGCAGGTATAAATGCAGCCTATCGAGCGGCAGGCATCTTGCAAAATGCCGGTTGTAATGTAAAAATTGCCAAAATGCCTGACGGTTATGATCCTGACGATTATATTCAACAGTATGGGATTGAGAGTTTTAATACGAATGTAATAAACGCTAGTATTACGTTGATGACTTTTAAATTTGATTATTTAAAAAGAGGGAAAAACCTTCAAAACGAAGGAGAACTTATAAAATATATCGAAGAAGTATTAACAGAGATTAGCCAACTCCCTAAAGCAGTGGAAAGAGATCATTATTTACGGCAAATTTCTAATGAATATTCATTATCTCTGGATGCCTTAAAGAGTCAACAAACGCAAATTTACAAAAGCTTGAGAAAAAATAAGGATATTTCAACCTTTAATCGAAATAATAATAGCAACTACCAATTTTTTGCGAAAAAGAAGTTACTACCAGCATATCATAATGCAGAGAGATTGCTGCTTGCACATATGATACGAGATGTGAATATAGCACAACAGATTAAAGAGCAAATAGGATGTGGATTTAATATAGATGAACATAATGCAATAGCCTTAGTTGTTTATGGTTTTTATGAGGAAGGTGTTGCCCCAACGTTCGGAAATATTATTCAAAAGCTTGATGATGAACATATTAAACGAATGGTTTCTGAAATCGCTATGTTGGATATAAATGAAGATATAACTGAAAATGAGTTAACCGACTATATTAAACAAGTGATGAACCATCCAAAGTGGTTGAAAATAAAAGAGATCGAAAAGGAGAAAGAAACTGCTGAAAAACAGCAAGACCATCTGAAGGCTGCACAAATTGCTATGCAAATTATACAGATGAAGAAGGAACTTAAATAA
- the rpoD gene encoding RNA polymerase sigma factor RpoD: MAEKGARSKEVETEFTLDQAKEQLMEQGKKRGVLTYEEVAERLSAFELDSDQMDEFYEYLGDKGIDITSQSDDNDDDDPSFNQLEKEEEFDLNDLSVPPGIKINDPVRMYLKEIGRVDLLSAEEEINLAGRIEQGDEEAKRRLAEANLRLVVSIAKRYVGRGMLFLDLIQEGNMGLIKAVEKFDYRKGFKFSTYATWWIRQAITRAIADQARTIRIPVHMVETINKLIRVQRQLLQDLGREPTPEEIGEEMDLTPEKVREILKIAQEPVSLETPIGEEDDSHLGDFIEDQEATSPSDAAAYELLKEQLEDVLDTLTDREENVLRLRFGLDDGRTRTLEEVGKVFGVTRERIRQIEAKALRKLRHPSRSKRLKDFLE, translated from the coding sequence ATGGCTGAAAAAGGAGCTCGTTCAAAAGAGGTAGAAACAGAATTTACGCTTGATCAGGCAAAAGAACAATTGATGGAGCAAGGTAAAAAACGTGGTGTTTTAACATATGAGGAAGTTGCTGAACGCCTATCGGCTTTTGAGCTTGATTCAGACCAAATGGATGAATTTTATGAATACCTAGGAGATAAAGGTATTGATATAACGAGTCAATCAGATGATAACGATGATGATGACCCGAGTTTTAATCAACTTGAAAAAGAAGAAGAATTTGATTTAAACGATCTTTCTGTACCCCCTGGGATAAAGATTAATGACCCGGTACGCATGTACTTAAAAGAAATTGGGCGTGTTGATCTATTATCTGCTGAAGAGGAAATTAATCTTGCGGGACGAATAGAACAAGGTGATGAAGAGGCGAAACGGCGCCTTGCTGAAGCTAACTTACGACTTGTTGTATCTATTGCAAAAAGATATGTCGGAAGAGGTATGTTATTCCTTGATTTAATTCAAGAGGGTAACATGGGTCTAATAAAAGCTGTTGAAAAGTTTGATTACCGTAAAGGTTTTAAATTTAGTACGTATGCAACGTGGTGGATTCGGCAGGCGATTACACGAGCGATTGCTGATCAAGCTAGAACAATACGGATACCAGTTCATATGGTAGAAACGATAAATAAGCTAATCCGTGTTCAAAGGCAGTTGTTACAGGATTTAGGACGCGAACCGACACCAGAAGAAATTGGTGAAGAAATGGATCTAACTCCAGAAAAGGTTCGAGAAATCTTGAAAATAGCGCAAGAGCCAGTTTCCCTTGAAACTCCAATAGGTGAAGAAGATGATTCTCACTTAGGTGATTTCATTGAGGATCAAGAAGCAACTTCGCCTTCTGATGCAGCTGCATATGAATTACTTAAAGAGCAGCTTGAAGATGTTTTAGACACATTAACCGATCGTGAAGAAAATGTCCTTCGCTTGCGCTTTGGCTTAGATGATGGAAGAACGCGTACACTTGAAGAGGTTGGTAAAGTCTTCGGTGTTACTCGTGAACGTATTCGCCAAATTGAAGCTAAAGCATTAAGAAAGCTTCGTCATCCAAGTAGAAGTAAACGTCTTAAAGATTTCCTTGAATAA
- the cccA gene encoding cytochrome c550: MNRNPLMPFLIIAVLGLVLTVGISFFGLNNAEKMLAGGDEAQEEQAGEVAADDGEGLFKASCASCHGQNLEGGVGPSLETIGASKSAEEIANIINNGQGSMPPGLVDAAKAETIAAWLAEHK, translated from the coding sequence ATGAATCGTAATCCATTAATGCCTTTTTTAATTATCGCAGTATTAGGTCTAGTTCTAACAGTTGGGATATCCTTCTTCGGACTGAACAACGCAGAGAAAATGCTTGCGGGCGGAGATGAAGCTCAAGAAGAACAGGCTGGGGAAGTGGCAGCGGATGATGGAGAAGGCTTGTTTAAAGCTAGCTGTGCTTCATGTCACGGACAAAATCTTGAAGGCGGTGTTGGACCAAGTCTTGAAACAATTGGTGCATCAAAATCAGCTGAAGAAATTGCAAATATAATTAATAATGGTCAAGGTAGTATGCCACCAGGATTAGTTGATGCTGCAAAAGCTGAAACGATTGCTGCTTGGTTAGCTGAACACAAATAA
- a CDS encoding tRNA (adenine(22)-N(1))-methyltransferase — MNELLLSKRLEKVASEIPIKSKLADIGSDHAYLPCYAILKGLITYAIAGEVNEGPYQSAKSQVEKLELNAVIDVRKGNGLEVIHENEVDVITIAGMGGPLISEILEEGKTKLSYVKRLILQPNIGARNIRLWLVENGWELINEHILEEDGKIYEILVAERGAPHAPYSDQAEAELLFGPFLMKEKNSTFIKKWTDELRKWNQIVAQLDRAVQSEENINKKRSIESRISMAEEVLR; from the coding sequence ATGAATGAATTACTTTTATCAAAGCGGCTTGAAAAAGTTGCTAGTGAAATACCTATTAAATCTAAACTAGCCGATATCGGCTCTGATCATGCTTATTTACCCTGTTATGCTATTTTAAAGGGTTTGATTACATATGCAATTGCGGGGGAAGTAAATGAGGGCCCTTATCAATCTGCTAAAAGTCAAGTTGAAAAGTTAGAATTAAACGCTGTTATTGATGTTCGAAAGGGGAATGGTCTCGAGGTAATCCATGAAAATGAGGTAGATGTTATTACAATTGCCGGTATGGGAGGACCGCTTATTAGTGAAATTCTCGAAGAAGGTAAAACGAAGTTAAGTTATGTAAAGCGGTTAATTTTACAGCCGAATATTGGCGCTAGGAATATTAGGTTGTGGTTAGTAGAAAATGGTTGGGAATTAATTAATGAACATATATTAGAAGAGGATGGAAAAATATACGAGATTTTAGTTGCAGAGCGTGGTGCCCCTCATGCACCCTATTCCGATCAGGCTGAGGCTGAACTGTTATTTGGTCCGTTTTTAATGAAGGAAAAAAATAGCACATTTATTAAGAAGTGGACTGACGAGCTAAGAAAGTGGAATCAAATAGTCGCACAACTTGATCGTGCAGTTCAAAGTGAGGAGAATATTAATAAAAAAAGGAGTATAGAATCACGAATTAGTATGGCTGAGGAGGTTTTAAGATGA
- a CDS encoding Nif3-like dinuclear metal center hexameric protein translates to MSKYINGQELIQAFENFSPKALAMEGDKIGLQIGTLNKPIQKVMIALDVLESVVDEAIKEQVDLIIAHHPIIFNPLKKIITDDASGRIIEKCLKHDITVYAAHTNLDVAKGGVNDLLATALELDQTEILVPTYEDSLKKISVFVPEEHANTVREALAKAGAGFIGNYSHCTFNSKGIGTFMPLEGTQPFIGNKGELEHVSEIKVESIFPSSIQRKIINALLKVHPYEAPAYDIYPLENKGESLGLGRIGTLRVEMTLGEFAQYVKQKLDVKGVRVVGDLNAKISKVAVLGGDGNKYWSVAKFRGADVYVTGDIYYHVAHDAWMQGLNMVDPGHNVEKVMKEGVRNYLQNYIDEKKYDTTILSSQLNTDPFQFL, encoded by the coding sequence ATGAGCAAATACATAAATGGTCAAGAGCTTATTCAAGCATTCGAAAATTTTTCTCCTAAGGCATTAGCAATGGAGGGAGACAAAATAGGATTACAAATCGGTACCTTAAATAAACCGATTCAAAAAGTGATGATCGCGCTTGATGTACTAGAATCGGTAGTTGACGAGGCGATAAAAGAACAAGTTGATTTAATAATTGCTCATCATCCGATTATCTTTAATCCATTAAAAAAGATAATAACAGATGATGCATCTGGACGCATTATTGAAAAATGTCTAAAGCATGATATAACAGTTTATGCAGCGCATACGAACCTTGATGTTGCAAAAGGTGGCGTAAACGACCTCTTAGCAACTGCGTTGGAATTAGATCAAACCGAGATCCTTGTCCCTACATACGAAGATAGCTTGAAAAAGATTTCAGTATTTGTACCTGAGGAACATGCAAATACAGTTAGAGAAGCGCTAGCGAAAGCCGGAGCAGGCTTTATCGGGAATTATAGTCATTGCACGTTTAATTCAAAAGGAATCGGTACATTTATGCCTTTGGAAGGGACACAACCATTTATCGGAAATAAAGGGGAACTAGAACATGTTTCAGAGATAAAGGTTGAGTCCATTTTTCCAAGTTCAATCCAAAGGAAAATTATTAATGCCTTATTGAAAGTACATCCATATGAAGCGCCAGCTTATGATATTTATCCACTTGAAAATAAAGGAGAGTCACTAGGTTTAGGACGAATTGGAACTCTCCGAGTTGAGATGACTCTTGGAGAGTTTGCGCAATATGTAAAACAAAAGTTAGATGTAAAAGGTGTTAGAGTTGTTGGCGATCTTAATGCTAAGATTTCGAAGGTTGCTGTTTTAGGTGGAGATGGGAATAAATATTGGTCAGTTGCAAAATTTAGAGGGGCAGATGTTTATGTGACTGGTGATATTTATTATCATGTCGCTCATGATGCATGGATGCAAGGTTTAAATATGGTTGACCCCGGCCACAATGTTGAAAAGGTAATGAAAGAAGGAGTAAGAAATTATCTGCAAAACTACATTGATGAAAAGAAATATGATACAACCATCCTGTCCTCTCAACTAAATACTGATCCTTTTCAGTTTTTATAA
- a CDS encoding 4-hydroxy-3-methylbut-2-enyl diphosphate reductase has protein sequence MNVIKIAPRGYCYGVVDAMVIAKNAALDQSLPRPIYILGMIVHNKHVTDAFEEQGIRTLDAKDKTRRELLEDINEGTIIFTAHGISPEVKVLAVEKGLTVLDATCPDVTKTHDLIRSVKDKGYEVIYIGKKGHPEPEGAVGVAPDIVHLVENESDVDDLNIKSSKIIITNQTTMSQWDVLDLMNHAKEKYPHAEIHKEICMATQIRQEAVAEQAKEADLTIVVGDPRSNNSNRLAQVSEEIAGTTAYRIADVSEIDIKWLLNVNKVAVTAGASTPTPITKEVITFLEQFDPDDQKTWNKERKIGLDKILPKIKNPK, from the coding sequence TTAAAATAGCACCAAGAGGTTATTGCTACGGTGTGGTAGATGCAATGGTTATTGCAAAAAATGCAGCATTAGATCAATCCCTACCTAGACCTATATATATCTTAGGGATGATTGTTCATAATAAACATGTTACAGATGCTTTTGAAGAACAAGGTATCCGGACATTAGATGCAAAAGATAAAACTCGTAGAGAGTTACTTGAAGATATAAATGAAGGAACAATTATTTTCACAGCCCACGGTATATCTCCCGAGGTGAAAGTATTAGCTGTCGAAAAAGGACTAACCGTTTTAGATGCAACTTGTCCTGATGTTACTAAAACGCACGATTTGATTCGCAGCGTAAAAGACAAAGGATATGAAGTTATCTATATAGGTAAAAAAGGACATCCAGAACCAGAAGGAGCTGTTGGGGTTGCTCCTGATATCGTACACCTAGTTGAAAATGAATCTGATGTTGATGACTTAAATATTAAATCATCAAAAATCATCATTACAAACCAAACAACTATGAGCCAATGGGATGTATTAGACTTAATGAACCATGCTAAAGAAAAATATCCACATGCTGAAATTCATAAAGAAATCTGCATGGCTACTCAAATAAGACAAGAAGCTGTTGCTGAACAAGCGAAAGAAGCTGATTTAACAATAGTTGTGGGAGATCCACGGAGCAATAATTCAAATAGACTTGCGCAAGTATCAGAAGAAATTGCTGGTACAACTGCTTATCGAATTGCCGATGTATCAGAAATTGACATCAAATGGTTACTTAACGTAAACAAGGTGGCAGTCACAGCTGGAGCTTCTACACCGACACCCATTACAAAGGAAGTTATAACCTTCCTAGAACAATTCGATCCAGACGATCAAAAAACATGGAATAAAGAACGAAAAATCGGTTTGGATAAAATCCTACCAAAGATAAAAAATCCAAAGTAA